In the Variovorax sp. S12S4 genome, one interval contains:
- a CDS encoding beta-ketoacyl-[acyl-carrier-protein] synthase family protein produces MPPRISPLQISAFTATSAVGVGKEPLAEALAHSRSGLRANDFGDAPLPTWIGRVDGLEDIRLPEDLAPWDCRNNRLAWLGLHADGFPEAVAAARAKYGPSRIALILGTSTSSIGETELAYTQLDADGLFPVNQRRPAVHTPHSLAMFVQQVLGLTGPSETISTACSSSAKVFASAERLIRLGLADAAVVGGVDTLCGSVLFGFNSLELVSSEPCRPFDAGRKGISLGEAAGFALVERVQDDAAAPLRLLGYGEASDAHHMSTPHPEGLGAERALDEALARAGLAPDAIDYINMHGTASQKNDEVEGALVARRFPATTHASSTKGFMGHTLGAAGIVESVISLLAIERGLMPGTVNTNELDTGFGPQIKLEPAHGEVRYALTNSFGFGGNNCSLVFGKAVQ; encoded by the coding sequence GTGCCGCCCCGCATTTCTCCCCTTCAGATCAGCGCCTTCACGGCCACTTCGGCCGTCGGTGTCGGCAAGGAGCCGCTCGCCGAGGCGCTTGCGCATTCGCGCAGCGGCTTGCGCGCCAACGATTTCGGCGATGCGCCGCTGCCCACCTGGATCGGCCGGGTCGACGGGCTCGAAGACATTCGCCTGCCCGAAGACCTCGCCCCCTGGGACTGCCGCAACAACCGGCTCGCCTGGCTGGGCCTGCATGCCGACGGGTTTCCCGAAGCCGTGGCAGCCGCGCGGGCCAAGTACGGGCCTTCGCGCATCGCGCTGATCCTGGGCACCTCCACATCCAGCATCGGCGAAACCGAACTGGCCTACACCCAGCTCGACGCCGACGGGCTCTTTCCCGTGAACCAGCGACGCCCGGCGGTGCACACGCCGCACTCGCTGGCCATGTTCGTGCAGCAGGTGCTCGGACTCACCGGCCCCAGCGAGACGATTTCCACCGCCTGTTCGTCGAGCGCCAAGGTGTTCGCCTCGGCCGAGCGGCTGATCCGCCTCGGGCTGGCCGATGCCGCCGTGGTGGGCGGCGTCGACACGCTGTGCGGCAGCGTGCTGTTCGGCTTCAACTCGCTCGAACTGGTGTCGAGCGAGCCGTGCCGGCCTTTCGACGCCGGCCGCAAGGGCATCAGCCTGGGCGAGGCGGCCGGCTTTGCGCTGGTGGAGCGCGTGCAGGACGACGCAGCCGCGCCGCTGCGCCTCCTCGGCTACGGTGAAGCCAGCGATGCGCACCACATGTCGACGCCGCACCCCGAAGGCCTGGGCGCCGAACGCGCGCTTGACGAGGCGCTGGCGCGCGCGGGCCTGGCACCCGACGCCATCGACTACATCAACATGCACGGCACGGCGAGCCAGAAGAACGACGAAGTCGAAGGCGCGCTGGTGGCGCGCCGCTTTCCGGCCACCACGCATGCCAGTTCGACCAAGGGCTTCATGGGCCACACGCTGGGCGCGGCGGGCATCGTCGAATCGGTGATCAGCCTGCTGGCCATCGAACGCGGGCTGATGCCCGGCACCGTGAACACGAACGAACTCGACACGGGCTTCGGGCCGCAGATCAAGCTGGAGCCCGCGCACGGCGAGGTTCGCTACGCGCTGACCAACTCCTTCGGTTTCGGCGGCAACAACTGCTCGCTGGTGTTCGGCAAGGCTGTTCAATGA
- a CDS encoding AmpG family muropeptide MFS transporter: MDNPGFMSAQPAETSSASSLPWRDALKVYLEPATLRMLALGFSAGLPLLLVLGTLSFRLREAGIDRTTIGYLSWVGLAYGFKWVWAPLVDRLPLPPLTTLLGRRRGWLLLAQGLVIAGLVGMALNDPRQGLQPLIWCALLVAFGSATQDIALDAFRIESAETRKQAALAAAYQTGYRLAMIWAGAGVLWVAAWAEVAPVAGVTGAGAYQNGAWKTAYLVMAASMAVGVLTVLLSPEPARRVLPKAKNAAEWLQGVLIEPFADFIRRYKWQAALILALIAIYRISDVVMGIMANPFYVDMGFTKDEVATVSKIYGVVMTLAGAFVGGVLSMRLGVMRVLMLGAVLSAASNLLFAWLASRGHDLTALIAVVSADNLAGGIASAAFIAYLSSLTNISYSATQYALFSSLMLLLPKFIAGYSGVFVDAYGYAPFFTATALLGVPVLLLVALAARITTTIAPAERQ, translated from the coding sequence ATGGACAATCCGGGGTTCATGTCTGCCCAGCCCGCCGAAACCTCCTCCGCCTCTTCCCTGCCCTGGCGCGACGCGCTGAAGGTCTATCTCGAGCCTGCCACCCTGCGCATGCTGGCGCTCGGCTTTTCGGCCGGCCTGCCGCTGCTGCTGGTGCTGGGCACGCTGAGCTTCCGGCTGCGCGAGGCCGGCATCGACCGCACCACCATCGGCTACCTGAGCTGGGTGGGCCTGGCCTACGGCTTCAAATGGGTCTGGGCGCCGCTGGTCGACCGGCTGCCGCTGCCGCCCCTGACCACGCTGCTCGGCCGCCGGCGCGGCTGGCTGCTGCTGGCGCAGGGGCTGGTGATCGCGGGGCTGGTCGGCATGGCACTGAACGATCCGCGCCAGGGGCTCCAGCCGCTGATCTGGTGTGCGCTGCTGGTGGCCTTCGGCTCGGCCACGCAAGACATCGCGCTCGACGCCTTCCGCATCGAATCGGCCGAAACCCGCAAGCAGGCCGCGCTCGCGGCCGCCTATCAAACGGGCTACCGCCTTGCAATGATCTGGGCCGGCGCCGGCGTGCTGTGGGTCGCGGCCTGGGCCGAAGTCGCACCGGTGGCCGGCGTCACGGGTGCTGGGGCGTACCAGAACGGCGCCTGGAAAACGGCCTACCTGGTCATGGCCGCCTCGATGGCGGTCGGCGTGCTCACGGTGCTGCTCTCGCCCGAGCCCGCGCGGCGCGTGCTGCCCAAGGCCAAGAACGCGGCCGAGTGGCTGCAGGGCGTGCTGATCGAGCCCTTTGCCGACTTCATTCGCCGCTACAAGTGGCAAGCCGCGCTGATCCTCGCGCTGATTGCCATCTACCGCATCAGCGACGTGGTGATGGGCATCATGGCCAATCCGTTCTACGTGGACATGGGCTTTACCAAGGACGAAGTAGCCACGGTCAGCAAGATCTACGGCGTGGTCATGACGCTGGCCGGCGCCTTTGTCGGCGGCGTGCTGTCGATGCGCCTGGGCGTGATGCGCGTGCTGATGCTGGGCGCGGTGCTCAGCGCCGCGAGCAACCTGCTCTTTGCCTGGCTGGCCTCGCGCGGACACGACCTTACGGCGCTGATCGCGGTGGTGTCGGCCGACAACCTGGCTGGCGGCATCGCCTCGGCGGCGTTCATTGCCTATCTCTCCAGCCTGACGAACATCAGCTACTCCGCCACGCAATACGCCCTGTTCAGCTCGTTGATGCTGCTGCTGCCGAAGTTCATTGCCGGCTACTCGGGTGTTTTTGTCGATGCCTACGGCTACGCCCCGTTCTTTACCGCCACCGCCCTGCTGGGGGTGCCGGTGCTGCTGCTGGTGGCCTTGGCTGCCCGAATCACCACGACCATAGCCCCTGCCGAGCGTCAATAG
- a CDS encoding M48 family metallopeptidase translates to MCTRCELLLPSTASSVSRSSAWQPRRAFLLAAAGAAFGGPALAQVNVGNASVARNLVPADRIEAAGVQQYGQLLAQARTKGALAGDGNAQLQRLRTIANRLIPFATPWNTRARDWKWEVNLIGSKQINAFCMPGGKIAFFTGILEQLKLNDDEVAMVMGHEMAHALREHARARLAKSAGTGAALSIGAQLLGLGQMGDLAARAGTQLITLKFSRSDETEADLVGLELAARAGYDPQASVSLWKKMATASKNQGGLSFLSTHPSGPDRIQKLEANLPKVEKLYREAKRS, encoded by the coding sequence ATGTGCACACGATGCGAGCTCCTTCTTCCTTCCACGGCTTCTTCAGTCTCCCGCTCCTCGGCCTGGCAGCCGCGGCGGGCCTTCCTGCTGGCCGCGGCGGGTGCGGCGTTTGGCGGGCCGGCGTTGGCGCAGGTCAACGTGGGCAACGCCTCCGTGGCGCGCAACCTGGTGCCGGCGGACCGGATCGAGGCCGCCGGCGTCCAGCAATATGGGCAGCTGCTCGCGCAGGCGCGCACCAAGGGGGCGCTGGCGGGCGACGGCAACGCCCAGCTGCAAAGGCTGCGCACCATTGCCAACCGCCTGATTCCGTTCGCCACGCCCTGGAACACACGGGCGCGCGATTGGAAATGGGAGGTCAACCTCATCGGCAGCAAGCAGATCAACGCCTTCTGCATGCCCGGCGGCAAGATCGCCTTCTTCACCGGCATCCTCGAGCAACTCAAGCTCAATGACGACGAGGTGGCAATGGTGATGGGCCACGAAATGGCCCATGCGCTGCGCGAGCATGCGCGTGCCCGCCTGGCCAAGAGCGCCGGCACCGGCGCTGCGCTTTCCATCGGTGCGCAGCTGCTGGGCCTGGGCCAGATGGGCGACCTGGCGGCCCGCGCCGGCACGCAGTTGATCACCCTCAAGTTCAGCCGCAGCGATGAGACCGAGGCCGACCTCGTCGGCCTGGAGCTGGCGGCGCGCGCCGGCTACGACCCGCAGGCCTCGGTGTCGCTCTGGAAGAAGATGGCCACGGCGTCGAAAAACCAGGGTGGGCTGAGTTTTCTGTCGACCCACCCGAGCGGGCCGGACCGGATCCAGAAGCTCGAAGCCAACCTGCCGAAGGTGGAAAAGCTTTACAGGGAAGCCAAGCGCAGCTGA
- the atzF gene encoding allophanate hydrolase: MVHEENGSAAAAWIARFPRPVPGAAPGNSPLAGLRFAVKDNIDVAGVPTTAACPAFDRKPTAHAAVVQKLLDAGASLLGKTNLDQFACGLNGTRSPYGEVPNAFDARYVSGGSSSGSAYVVAAGEVDFALGTDTAGSGRVPAGLNNIVGIKPSRGLLSAFGVVPAAQSADCVSIFARTVALAVDVLLAATGPDARDPYSRELALRSDPFPPAFRFGVPDTLSFFGDAEAEKAFRDAQARLVALGGMPVTIPFAPLAEAAALLYESALVAERYAAVREFFDAHGSQVIEPVRGILESGRGYSAADVFEAQTRLRALAQQAEPMWRGIDVLLVPTAPTHYTRDQMRADPVVLNRNLGAYTNFVNLLDYAAISVPSSLRADGLPFGVTLIGPCGSDLALADLGQRYHHATGLPQGATGLPLPEARAIPGLGVSQAQTMPIAVVGAHLSGMPLNSQLTERGATLLRATTTAPRYRLHALPGTVPPKPGLQRSAGGGSAIALEVWSVPVAQVGSFLALIPPPLGLGSVELADGSWVHGFICEGHALADAEDVSHHGGWRAYIASRTVSSQAIPT, translated from the coding sequence ATGGTGCATGAAGAAAACGGATCGGCCGCAGCGGCGTGGATCGCGCGCTTCCCTCGGCCCGTACCCGGCGCGGCCCCAGGTAACAGCCCGCTCGCCGGCCTGCGCTTCGCAGTCAAGGACAACATCGACGTGGCCGGCGTGCCCACCACGGCCGCCTGTCCGGCCTTCGACCGCAAGCCCACCGCGCACGCGGCCGTGGTGCAGAAGCTGCTCGATGCCGGTGCATCGCTGCTCGGCAAGACCAATCTCGACCAGTTCGCCTGCGGCCTGAACGGCACGCGCTCTCCTTATGGCGAAGTGCCCAATGCCTTCGACGCGCGTTACGTCTCGGGCGGCTCCAGCTCGGGCTCGGCCTATGTGGTGGCCGCGGGCGAGGTCGATTTCGCGCTCGGCACCGACACGGCCGGCTCGGGCCGCGTGCCCGCCGGGCTCAACAACATCGTCGGCATCAAGCCCTCGCGCGGCCTGCTGAGTGCCTTCGGCGTGGTGCCCGCGGCGCAGAGCGCGGACTGCGTGTCGATCTTTGCGCGCACCGTGGCGCTGGCCGTCGATGTGCTTCTGGCGGCCACCGGGCCCGACGCGCGCGACCCTTATTCGCGGGAACTTGCACTGCGCAGCGACCCGTTTCCGCCGGCTTTCCGTTTCGGCGTACCCGACACGCTGAGCTTCTTCGGCGATGCAGAAGCCGAAAAGGCCTTCCGCGACGCACAGGCGCGGCTCGTCGCGCTTGGCGGCATGCCTGTGACGATTCCCTTCGCCCCGCTCGCCGAGGCCGCCGCGCTGCTCTATGAAAGCGCATTGGTGGCCGAGCGCTATGCCGCCGTGCGCGAGTTCTTCGATGCGCACGGCTCCCAGGTGATCGAACCGGTGCGCGGCATTCTCGAGAGCGGCCGCGGCTACAGCGCCGCCGATGTGTTCGAGGCGCAGACAAGACTGCGCGCACTCGCACAACAGGCCGAACCCATGTGGCGCGGCATCGACGTGCTGCTGGTGCCGACCGCGCCCACGCACTACACGCGCGACCAGATGCGCGCCGACCCGGTCGTGCTCAACCGCAACCTTGGCGCGTACACCAACTTCGTCAACCTGCTGGACTACGCCGCCATCTCGGTGCCGAGTTCGTTGCGCGCCGATGGCCTGCCGTTCGGCGTCACGCTGATCGGGCCGTGCGGCAGCGACCTTGCGCTGGCCGACCTGGGCCAGCGCTACCACCACGCCACAGGGCTGCCGCAGGGCGCCACCGGCTTGCCGCTGCCCGAGGCGCGCGCCATTCCGGGCTTGGGCGTTTCGCAAGCGCAGACCATGCCCATCGCCGTCGTCGGCGCGCACCTTTCGGGCATGCCGCTGAACAGCCAGCTCACCGAGCGCGGCGCCACGCTGCTGCGTGCCACGACCACCGCGCCGCGCTACCGGCTTCATGCATTGCCGGGCACCGTGCCGCCCAAGCCGGGGCTGCAGCGCAGCGCAGGCGGCGGCAGCGCCATCGCGCTCGAAGTGTGGTCGGTTCCGGTTGCGCAGGTCGGCAGCTTCCTGGCCCTGATCCCGCCTCCGCTGGGGCTCGGCAGCGTGGAGCTTGCCGACGGCAGTTGGGTGCACGGCTTCATCTGCGAAGGCCACGCGCTGGCCGACGCCGAAGACGTGAGCCACCACGGCGGCTGGCGTGCCTACATCGCGAGCCGCACCGTTTCTTCCCAAGCCATTCCAACCTGA
- a CDS encoding ABC transporter substrate-binding protein, with the protein MSIPEKLPAAASRRHVLQAGAAGLAVLAAPAIVRAQAAPKIRIGFWPVAAGLPFFAAVDRGYFKEAGLDVEPLKFAGAQQVMEGMLAGRCDGSSNGTGSANLAIGEIAQPGLFKIFCTNPSNAKFVLDEFIVAKDSPIKTMAELAGKKIASGPGIQNVTLCKTMLERAGAKGATVSELPIGQHVAALVAGQVDACYTLEPTGTVGRMNGTTRVIEAGVVAKYILGDPMAPWHGGAASLTSEFIKKNPEVARKYIAAYARGVELVRTKPDDARQHMKGYTAIEGKLTAEVPLASYMLYNEFKPSDVAYFQKFYDLFTEKGIFEKKVLVDGLLYKA; encoded by the coding sequence ATGAGCATCCCTGAAAAATTGCCCGCCGCCGCGTCCCGCCGCCATGTGCTGCAGGCCGGTGCAGCGGGGCTGGCCGTACTTGCCGCACCCGCCATCGTGCGCGCGCAAGCCGCACCGAAGATCCGCATCGGCTTCTGGCCCGTGGCCGCGGGCCTGCCCTTCTTTGCCGCGGTGGACCGCGGCTATTTCAAGGAAGCGGGCCTCGACGTGGAGCCGCTCAAGTTCGCGGGTGCGCAGCAGGTCATGGAAGGCATGCTGGCGGGCCGCTGCGACGGCAGCTCCAACGGCACGGGCTCGGCCAATCTCGCCATCGGTGAGATCGCGCAGCCGGGGCTCTTCAAGATCTTCTGCACCAACCCGAGCAACGCCAAGTTCGTGCTCGACGAATTCATCGTCGCCAAGGACAGCCCGATCAAGACCATGGCCGAGCTCGCCGGCAAGAAGATCGCGTCCGGCCCCGGCATCCAGAACGTGACCCTGTGCAAGACCATGCTCGAACGCGCTGGCGCCAAGGGTGCCACGGTGAGCGAGCTTCCCATCGGCCAGCACGTGGCCGCGCTCGTCGCGGGGCAGGTCGACGCCTGCTACACGCTGGAGCCGACCGGCACCGTCGGCCGCATGAACGGCACCACGCGCGTCATCGAGGCCGGCGTGGTCGCCAAGTACATCCTGGGTGATCCGATGGCGCCGTGGCATGGCGGCGCCGCCAGCCTCACCAGCGAGTTCATCAAGAAGAACCCCGAAGTGGCCAGGAAGTACATCGCCGCCTATGCGCGCGGCGTCGAGCTGGTGCGCACCAAGCCCGACGATGCCCGCCAGCACATGAAGGGCTACACCGCCATCGAGGGCAAGCTCACGGCCGAAGTGCCGCTCGCCTCCTACATGCTCTACAACGAGTTCAAGCCCAGCGACGTGGCGTACTTCCAGAAGTTCTACGACCTGTTCACCGAAAAAGGCATCTTCGAGAAGAAGGTGCTGGTGGACGGCCTGCTCTACAAGGCATGA
- a CDS encoding ABC transporter permease has protein sequence MAEASTTTAAPWTPPATGATAAALPKPPLRDRLLPFIGPVVLFIVWDLAVRLGFIKPILLPTPADTVAALITGLAGGPLLTDFAMTVWRTLQAFLIAAVVGVPLGVLLGSNEKAYRSVEFLIDFFRSTPSSALIPLFLLIFGVSDVNKVAIAAFGALLIVVFNSAYGVINARKQRVMAARVMGASRWQIFKDVLVWESLQPSFVGLRSAVSMALVIVIVAEMFIGSDTGLGHRIIDAQQVLNVKSMYAAILAAGALGYALNILFLVAERRIVHWSGR, from the coding sequence ATGGCCGAAGCAAGCACGACCACGGCCGCGCCGTGGACGCCGCCGGCCACCGGCGCCACGGCAGCGGCCCTGCCCAAGCCGCCACTGCGCGACCGGCTGCTGCCCTTCATCGGACCCGTGGTGCTGTTCATCGTGTGGGACCTGGCGGTGCGGCTCGGTTTCATCAAGCCGATCCTGCTGCCCACGCCCGCGGACACCGTTGCGGCGCTGATCACCGGGCTCGCGGGCGGGCCGCTGCTCACCGACTTTGCGATGACCGTGTGGCGCACGCTGCAGGCCTTTCTGATTGCGGCGGTGGTCGGCGTGCCGCTGGGCGTGCTGCTCGGCAGCAACGAGAAGGCTTACCGCAGCGTCGAATTCCTGATCGACTTCTTCCGCTCCACACCTTCGTCCGCGCTGATTCCGTTGTTCCTGCTGATCTTCGGCGTGTCCGACGTCAACAAGGTGGCCATCGCAGCTTTCGGCGCGCTGCTGATCGTCGTGTTCAACAGCGCCTACGGCGTCATCAATGCGCGCAAGCAGCGCGTGATGGCGGCACGCGTCATGGGCGCCTCGCGCTGGCAGATCTTCAAGGACGTGCTGGTGTGGGAAAGCCTGCAGCCCAGCTTCGTGGGCCTGCGCTCAGCGGTGTCGATGGCCTTGGTGATCGTCATCGTGGCCGAGATGTTCATCGGCTCCGACACCGGCCTTGGCCACCGCATCATCGATGCGCAGCAGGTGCTCAACGTGAAGAGCATGTATGCGGCCATTCTTGCCGCCGGTGCGCTGGGCTATGCGCTCAACATTCTTTTTCTTGTGGCCGAGCGCCGCATCGTGCACTGGAGCGGTCGATGA
- a CDS encoding ABC transporter ATP-binding protein, protein MKVTPDIVVNGPVYADVPKPVFKPGPAGTHITIRGLTKYFAGWPLYENFDLDIPKHKIVSVFGPNGCGKSTLINMIAGLIPIDAGEILFDGKQRKDTKIGYVFQNYREAMFPWMRTIDNIAYPLKLEGRSKAEVDRRMEELVASFDVKFDLKRFPYELSGGQQQTASIMRALAPNPEVLFLDEPFSALDFEMTLFIREKLQEVFIQTGTTMLLVSHDLEEAVYLADEVLLLTKRPTKVAEILRYGDARPRTVETLSTESFVAMKKLSLDIFQREVRR, encoded by the coding sequence ATGAAAGTGACACCCGACATCGTCGTCAACGGCCCGGTGTATGCCGACGTGCCAAAGCCCGTGTTCAAGCCGGGCCCGGCCGGCACGCACATCACCATTCGCGGCCTGACCAAGTACTTTGCGGGCTGGCCCCTGTACGAGAACTTCGACCTCGACATACCCAAGCACAAGATTGTCTCGGTGTTCGGCCCGAACGGCTGCGGCAAGTCCACGCTCATCAACATGATCGCCGGGCTCATTCCCATCGATGCGGGCGAAATCCTGTTCGACGGCAAGCAGCGCAAGGACACCAAGATCGGCTACGTGTTCCAGAACTACCGCGAGGCGATGTTCCCGTGGATGCGCACCATCGACAACATCGCCTATCCGCTGAAGCTCGAAGGGCGCAGCAAGGCCGAGGTCGACCGGCGCATGGAAGAGCTGGTGGCGTCGTTCGACGTCAAGTTCGACCTGAAGCGCTTTCCGTACGAACTCTCCGGCGGCCAGCAGCAGACCGCGTCGATCATGCGGGCGCTCGCGCCCAACCCTGAGGTGCTGTTTCTCGACGAGCCGTTTTCCGCGCTCGACTTCGAGATGACGCTCTTCATCCGCGAGAAGCTGCAGGAGGTGTTCATTCAGACCGGCACCACCATGCTGCTGGTATCGCACGACCTCGAAGAGGCCGTGTACCTGGCCGACGAGGTGCTGCTCTTGACAAAGCGGCCCACCAAGGTGGCCGAGATCCTGCGGTACGGCGATGCACGGCCGCGCACGGTCGAGACGCTGAGCACCGAGAGCTTTGTCGCAATGAAGAAGCTCAGCCTCGACATCTTTCAACGCGAGGTTCGCAGATGA
- the hpxZ gene encoding oxalurate catabolism protein HpxZ encodes MTLEINIPEVLAEVTEVFARYEEALLTNRRDVLDELFWNSPHTLRYGYAENHYGHAAISAFRASLPVQSPPRELLRTVITTYGRDLATANAEFRREGSGQTGRQSQTWLRTADGWRVAAAHVSLIG; translated from the coding sequence ATGACCCTGGAAATCAATATCCCCGAAGTGCTTGCCGAAGTGACCGAAGTGTTCGCGCGGTATGAAGAAGCACTGCTCACCAACCGCCGTGATGTGCTCGACGAGCTGTTCTGGAACAGCCCGCACACGCTGCGCTACGGCTACGCCGAGAACCACTACGGTCATGCGGCCATCAGCGCCTTTCGCGCATCGCTGCCGGTGCAGAGCCCGCCGCGCGAGCTGCTGCGCACCGTCATCACCACCTACGGCCGCGACCTTGCGACCGCCAATGCCGAGTTCCGCCGCGAAGGCAGCGGCCAGACCGGCCGCCAGAGCCAGACCTGGCTGCGCACCGCCGATGGCTGGCGCGTGGCCGCCGCGCACGTGAGCCTCATCGGCTGA
- a CDS encoding BMP family ABC transporter substrate-binding protein — protein sequence MTSPLNRRESLKSLAALGAAGTLGGWSALAGAQAKPLTVGVIYVGARDDYGYNQAHAMAAAEVKKLPGVKVVEEENVPETAAVQKTMAGMISQDGAKLLFPTSFGYFDPHILAVAPKNPDVRFSHCGGLWTEGKHPKNAGSFFGYIDECQFLNGVIAAHMTKSNKIAFVAAKPIPQVLRNINAFTLGARSVKPNITCSVIFTGDWSMAVKEAEATNSLADQGCDVFTMHVDGPKVVVETAAKRGKMVCGYHASQAKLAPNAYLTGAEWNWLTAYKAAIEAAQAGKPHPNFLRGGLKEGYVKMSAYGPMVPDAAKKQADDIKARMIAGTFDIFKDGIKDNKGAVVVPAGKVLKQTDLELEKMNYLVEGVIGSA from the coding sequence ATGACCAGCCCCTTGAATCGCCGCGAGTCCCTCAAATCCCTGGCCGCGCTCGGCGCCGCCGGCACCCTTGGAGGCTGGAGCGCCCTTGCCGGCGCACAGGCCAAGCCGCTGACCGTCGGCGTGATCTACGTCGGCGCGCGCGACGACTACGGCTACAACCAGGCGCACGCCATGGCCGCGGCCGAGGTCAAGAAGCTGCCTGGAGTGAAGGTGGTCGAAGAAGAGAACGTGCCCGAGACCGCCGCCGTGCAGAAGACCATGGCCGGCATGATCTCGCAAGACGGCGCCAAGCTGCTGTTTCCCACGTCGTTCGGCTACTTCGATCCGCACATCCTTGCCGTGGCGCCCAAGAACCCCGACGTGCGCTTCTCGCACTGCGGCGGTCTCTGGACCGAGGGCAAGCACCCGAAGAACGCGGGCAGCTTCTTCGGCTACATCGACGAGTGCCAGTTCCTGAACGGCGTGATCGCCGCGCACATGACCAAGAGCAACAAGATCGCCTTCGTCGCCGCCAAGCCCATTCCGCAGGTGCTGCGCAACATCAACGCCTTTACGCTCGGCGCGCGCTCGGTCAAGCCGAACATCACCTGCAGCGTGATCTTCACGGGCGACTGGTCCATGGCGGTGAAGGAAGCTGAGGCCACCAATAGCCTGGCCGACCAGGGCTGCGACGTGTTCACCATGCACGTCGACGGCCCCAAGGTGGTGGTCGAGACGGCCGCCAAGCGCGGCAAGATGGTTTGCGGCTACCACGCGAGCCAGGCCAAGCTCGCGCCCAATGCGTACCTCACCGGTGCCGAGTGGAACTGGCTCACGGCCTACAAGGCGGCCATCGAGGCCGCGCAAGCCGGCAAGCCGCACCCCAACTTTTTGCGCGGCGGCCTGAAGGAAGGCTACGTGAAGATGTCGGCCTACGGCCCCATGGTGCCGGACGCCGCGAAGAAGCAGGCCGACGACATCAAGGCCAGGATGATTGCCGGCACCTTCGACATCTTCAAGGACGGCATCAAGGACAACAAGGGCGCCGTCGTGGTGCCGGCCGGCAAGGTGCTGAAGCAGACCGACCTGGAGCTGGAAAAGATGAATTACCTGGTCGAAGGCGTCATCGGCTCGGCCTGA
- a CDS encoding ABC transporter permease, which yields MRHALKEFALPVFAIAAALLLFGVLVAFAGVDPVEVWATLFKGAFGDWFSWQNTLQRAAPLMLTALCVALPARAGLIVIGGEGALVLGGLASAALAHALPLPGNVLGTVVVCLAGAVAGALWIALAGWLRQYRGINETISSLLLAYIAIGIFKHLVEGPLRDPASLNKPSTYALDAALLIGGIGGSDVHWGFMIGVVACLGLAWWLRATASGFSVRVVGGNPRTAQLVGLPATRLILGACGLGGACAGLAGAVEVAAVHTNANASLIAGYGYAGILVSFIARHNPVAIVPVAILFGGFGAAGSLLQRRLGLPDASVLVLQGIAFVLILASEGLRMVDWKALMSRRAAPKANAGAARAAEAAQ from the coding sequence ATGCGCCACGCGCTCAAGGAATTCGCCCTGCCGGTGTTCGCCATTGCGGCGGCGCTGCTGTTGTTCGGCGTGCTGGTGGCCTTTGCCGGGGTCGATCCGGTGGAGGTCTGGGCGACGCTGTTCAAGGGCGCGTTCGGCGACTGGTTCTCGTGGCAGAACACCTTGCAGCGCGCCGCGCCGCTGATGCTCACGGCCCTGTGCGTGGCTCTGCCGGCGCGGGCGGGGCTCATCGTCATCGGCGGGGAGGGCGCGCTGGTGCTGGGCGGTCTGGCCTCGGCCGCGCTCGCGCATGCGCTGCCGCTTCCCGGCAACGTGCTGGGCACGGTGGTGGTCTGCCTCGCCGGCGCGGTGGCCGGTGCGCTGTGGATCGCCCTTGCGGGCTGGCTGCGCCAGTACCGCGGCATCAACGAAACCATCAGCAGCCTGCTGCTGGCCTACATCGCGATCGGCATCTTCAAGCACCTGGTCGAAGGGCCGCTGCGTGATCCGGCGAGCCTCAACAAGCCGTCGACCTATGCGCTCGATGCCGCCTTGCTGATCGGCGGCATCGGCGGCTCCGACGTGCACTGGGGCTTCATGATCGGCGTGGTCGCCTGTCTTGGGCTCGCGTGGTGGCTGCGCGCCACCGCCTCGGGTTTTTCGGTGCGCGTGGTGGGCGGCAATCCGCGCACCGCGCAGCTTGTGGGCCTGCCGGCCACGCGGCTCATTCTCGGCGCCTGCGGGCTCGGCGGCGCCTGCGCGGGGCTCGCGGGTGCGGTCGAGGTGGCGGCGGTGCACACCAACGCCAACGCCTCGCTGATCGCGGGCTACGGTTATGCGGGCATCCTCGTGTCGTTCATTGCGCGGCACAACCCGGTGGCCATCGTGCCGGTTGCCATTCTCTTCGGCGGCTTCGGTGCGGCCGGCAGCCTGCTGCAGCGCCGTCTCGGGCTGCCCGATGCGTCGGTGCTGGTGCTGCAGGGCATTGCGTTCGTGCTCATTCTCGCGAGCGAGGGGCTGCGCATGGTCGACTGGAAGGCGTTGATGAGCCGAAGGGCCGCGCCCAAGGCGAATGCTGGTGCAGCACGTGCCGCGGAGGCGGCCCAATGA